The following are encoded in a window of Castanea sativa cultivar Marrone di Chiusa Pesio chromosome 9, ASM4071231v1 genomic DNA:
- the LOC142611327 gene encoding uncharacterized protein LOC142611327 produces MSLEAVVLHHNHTTILSIPTCSAFPIPNVRTPIVLQRPRLSSKKMLMVSVPPLTSSSTSRMRLRVSASSLSGSLPPPLDLTEDNIRKVLVDARVELAQIFDTSVGMTGQVELAELDGPFVKISLKGRFWHKRSTVVARVGNYLKQRIPEILEVDIEDEKQLDDSPQSF; encoded by the exons ATGTCGCTGGAGGCGGTTGTTCTCCACCATAATCACACAACAATATTATCCATACCGACCTGTAGTGCTTTTCCCATCCCAAATGTCCGAACCCCAATTGTGCTACAAAGGCCACGGCTTAGTAGTAAGAAAATGCTAATGGTATCAGTACCACCTCTAACATCATCGTCAACAAGCCGTATGAGATTACGGGTTTCAGCATCGTCTCTTTCAGGTTCATTACCACCACCACTCGATCTGACAGAAGACAACATTAGAAAGGTTTTAGTCGATGCTCGTGTCGAGTTGGCTCAGATTTTCGACACTTCTGTTGGCATGACAG gaCAAGTTGAACTTGCTGAGTTAGATGGACCGTTTGTGAAGATTAGTCTCAAAGGTCGGTTTTGGCACAAACGTAGTACTGTTGTTGCTAGAGTCGGTAATTATCTGAAGCAGAGGATCCCT GAAATCTTGGAGGTGGATATAGAAGATGAGAAACAGTTGGATGATAGTCCTCAAAGCTTTTGA
- the LOC142611326 gene encoding 2-Cys peroxiredoxin BAS1, chloroplastic has protein sequence MASCSATSTTLLSSTPKAFSSTNPISQTLTIPKSFNGLCKPLQSQPSRSISLTSRSHSRRTTSFVVKASVSNELPLVGNIAPDFEAEAVFDQEFIKVKLSEYIGKKYVVLFFYPLDFTFVCPTEITAFSDRHAEFEQLNTEILGVSVDSVFSHLAWVQTDRKSGGLGDLKYPLISDVTKSISKSYGVLIPDQGIALRGLFIIDKEGVIQHSTINNLAIGRSVDETKRTLQALQYVQDNPDEVCPAGWKPGEKSMKPDPKLSKEYFSAI, from the exons ATGGCTTCTTGTTCTGCTACCTCCACCACTCTCTTATCCTCAACACCAAAGGCTTTCTCTTCTACCAACCCCATCTCTCAAACCCTAACCATTCCCAAATCCTTCAATGGCCTTTGCAAACCCTTGCAATCCCAACCCTCTCGCTCCATTTCCCTCACTTCTCGCTCTCACTCCCGACGCACCACCAGCTTCGTTGTCAAGGCCTCTGTGTCT AATGAACTTCCACTGGTTGGAAATATTGCACCAGATTTCGAGGCTGAGGCTGTTTTTGATCAGGAGTTCATCAAG GTTAAACTCTCTGAATACATTGGGAAGAAATATGTGGTTCTCTTTTTCTACCCATTGGACTTCACATTTGTTTGTCCCACAG AGATCACTGCTTTCAGCGATCGCCATGCAGAATTTGAGCAGCTAAATACAGAAATATTGGGTGTTTCAGTAGACAGTGTG TTCTCGCACCTTGCATGGGTACAAACAGACAGAAAATCTGGTGGGCTTGGTGATCTGAAGTACCCCCTGATTTCTGATGTCACCAAATCAATCTCGAAATCCTATGGTGTGCTAATCCCAGATCAG GGCATTGCATTGAGGGGACTTTTCATTATTGACAAGGAAGGAGTTATACAACACTCCACCATTAACAATCTTGCCATTGGGCGTAGTGTTGATGAGACAAAGAGAACACTCCAG GCTTTGCAGTATGTGCAGGACAACCCAGATGAAGTTTGCCCTGCTGGATGGAAGCCTGGGGAGAAATCCATGAAGCCAGACCCCAAGCTCAGCAAAGAGTACTTCTCAGCAATATAG